Within Acidaminococcales bacterium, the genomic segment AAACCAAAACGAATTTGTCGCGGCAACGGCAATAAGCGTGCAGCCGTAAGCGACAAATATGTTTTCATCATACCCCGCGGGATCGAGATTCAGTGTTCCAAAGTCAGGGGCGTCATGTCTCCAGTCGTAAAGCACGCGCCGTTTCCATGCTTCATGGATAGAGGCGCACAAACCGGGCAGAATCCTGTCAAAGGCGGGGCAGAAATCCCGGGGGCCAAATTTTCCGCGCCGAAAATAACCGACAAGAATCTGATCAGTAAAATTGTTGAAACATTCCGCAGCGGCTTCGCAGGCAAAGCGGGCTCCGCGTCCGCTGCGAAAACACATATCATTGCCGTGGCCGTCCGAAACCACCGCAAAGGAATGTCTTTCATCGCGGTAATGGAGCGCAAAATCCTCGCAGGGTTGCCCGTGCTTTTTATGCCGTTCCCCCTGCGCCGAGGCCGCAAAGGTGAAAGCCGGTTTCCGGTTCGGCATTTACCATTCCTCCTCATCAGATATGTCCGCTTTTACTTCCGCAATCTGTTTAGCCAACTCCTCCTGCTTTTCGGTCACGGGAACGGCGGGAACCACATTGTTTTCCACGGTGGCGGTTTGCGCCGCAGCTTCCAATCCGGCGTATGTGCCGGCAGCCTTGAGCGGCTGCAAAACCACGCTTGCCTGAACG encodes:
- a CDS encoding protein phosphatase 2C domain-containing protein; this translates as MPNRKPAFTFAASAQGERHKKHGQPCEDFALHYRDERHSFAVVSDGHGNDMCFRSGRGARFACEAAAECFNNFTDQILVGYFRRGKFGPRDFCPAFDRILPGLCASIHEAWKRRVLYDWRHDAPDFGTLNLDPAGYDENIFVAYGCTLIAVAATNSFWFGVQIGDGKCVTLEDGGGFSEPIPWDETCQFNITTSLCEENAPELFRHFAGAELPEALFIGTDGVDTSFLLEKNDEKIAGMYRIILDNFKDEGFEKGRRQLEDFLPVLTGRGSGDDVSIAGILFQQER